A region from the Sebastes umbrosus isolate fSebUmb1 chromosome 18, fSebUmb1.pri, whole genome shotgun sequence genome encodes:
- the LOC119477172 gene encoding 12-(S)-hydroxy-5,8,10,14-eicosatetraenoic acid receptor-like yields MNLTFGQQNMSTNGTIDHCKVPNNFTYKTLSGLVIAEFVLGLPLNLSVLYVFIFRFKFWKNKSIFLFNIVVADFLLVACLPAKAHHYWNGQRRSPQKVACKTMLFMLFLNRGASIAFLITLSIDRYFNVVHLGRRNFVKVLKKSPQISIVIWLLLLPLTIPTMVGSFECCNSHGREVETIYHDVTDTFREVVYFTQIIIPFIILVYCTVRIVNRLRKKTVGEKTKLRRAVCVVMSVVVVFSICFLPSTVARAVLLGVRLKKWQAAEDVVVQVYDSLMVLSYIDCLLDPLVYCFCNSGFKDAYINTFCPAFLREKLQNTDFGLGTTTNTTITTSGVKTNSLPLLEK; encoded by the exons ATGAATTTGACATTCGGACAACAAAACATGTCTACAAATGGAACCATTGACCACTGCAAAGTACCCAATAATTTCACATACAAAACCCTCTCCGGGCTGGTGATTGCAGAGTTCGTGCTGGGTCTGCCTCTCAACCTATCGGTCCTCTACGTCTTCATCTTCAG GTTCAAGTTCTGGAAGAACAAAAGTATCTTCCTGTTCAATATTGTGGTTGCTGACTTCTTGCTGGTGGCCTGCCTTCCTGCCAAGGCCCACCATTATTGGAATGGCCAGAGACGCAGCCCGCAAAAAGTGGCGTGCAAGACGATGCTCTTCATGCTGTTCCTCAACCGCGGAGCCAGCATCGCCTTCCTCATCACCCTCTCCATCGACCGCTACTTCAACGTGGTGCATCTCGGGAGGAGGAATTTCGTCAAAGTGCTGAAGAAATCTCCTCAGATCTCCATCGTCATCTGGCTTCTCTTGCTGCCTCTCACCATCCCCACCATGGTGGGATCCTTTGAGTGCTGCAACAGCCACGGCCGCGAAGTTGAGACTATTTATCACGATGTGACAGACACCTTCAGAGAG GTCGTCTACTTCACCCAGATCATCATCCCCTTCATCATCCTCGTCTACTGCACGGTGCGCATCGTCAACCGGCTCAGGAAGAAGACAGTGGGGGAGAAGACCAAACTGAGGAGAGCCGTGTGCGTGGTCATGTCTGTTGTCGTCGTCTTCTCTATCTGCTTCCTGCCCAGCACTGTAGCCCGAGCGGTGCTGCTGGGCGTCAGGCTGAAGAAATGGCAGGCTGCAGAGGACGTAGTGGTTCAGGTCTACGACAGCCTCATGGTTTTGTCTTACATTGACTGCCTGCTGGACCCGCTGGTGTACTGCTTCTGTAACTCAGGGTTTAAAGATGCTTACATAAACACCTTCTGTCCCGCGTTTCTCCGGGAGAAACTGCAGAATACTGACTTTGGCTTGGGAACAACAACGAATACAACAATTACAACTTCTGGAGTTAAAACTAATTCTTTGCCGCTATTAgagaaatga